A window of the Lysinibacillus irui genome harbors these coding sequences:
- a CDS encoding ferredoxin, with translation MAKYTIVDKDTCIACGACGAAAPDIYDYDDEGIAFVILDDNMGTAEVPEDLLEDMQDAFEGCPTDSIKVADETFDGDALKYE, from the coding sequence ATGGCTAAATACACAATTGTTGATAAAGATACATGCATCGCTTGTGGCGCATGTGGAGCCGCAGCGCCAGACATTTATGATTATGATGATGAAGGGATTGCCTTCGTTATTTTAGATGATAACATGGGAACTGCTGAAGTACCAGAAGATCTATTAGAAGATATGCAAGATGCTTTTGAAGGTTGTCCAACAGACTCTATCAAAGTAGCAGATGAAACTTTCGATGGTGACGCATTAAAATACGAATAG